One window of the Clostridium sp. MB40-C1 genome contains the following:
- a CDS encoding aspartate ammonia-lyase → MLFRIESDSIGEKQVPKSAYYGVQTLRAAENFKITGLTIHPQFIIALAEVKKAAAITNMNVGLLDKRIGNAIIDACNEIIEGNLHEYFITDPIQGGAGTSMNMNANEVIANRAIEILGGEKGDYSIVHPNDHVNMGQSTNDVIPTSGKITSAKLLNPLLEKLAQLYQILKKKSEEFDYVIKMGRTQMQDAVPIRLGQEFNAYSMAIKRDINRIKATSENLLSVNMGGTAIGTGINADERYVKNIALELRKVTGLPITQAEDLIDGTQNLDCYVEVSSALKTCAVNLSKMANDFRLLSSGPRCGFGEINLPAKQNGSSIMPGKVNPVIPEVVSQVAFNVIGNDVTITMAAEAGQLELNAFEPVLFYKLFQSIDTIKNGVDTFINNCIKDITANDKRCKELVYNSVGIITAICPHVGYKKAAQIAKKAIKTNRAVTEIALEEGVLTKEEIDTILDVYNMTVPGISGEELIKNKLLKLA, encoded by the coding sequence ATGCTATTTAGGATAGAAAGCGATTCAATAGGAGAAAAACAAGTGCCAAAATCTGCTTATTATGGAGTTCAAACATTAAGAGCTGCAGAAAATTTTAAAATTACAGGCTTAACTATACATCCACAGTTTATAATAGCATTGGCAGAAGTAAAAAAAGCAGCGGCAATAACTAATATGAATGTTGGACTTTTAGACAAGAGAATAGGAAATGCTATTATTGATGCTTGTAATGAAATAATAGAAGGAAATTTACATGAATATTTTATTACTGATCCAATTCAAGGTGGAGCTGGAACTTCCATGAACATGAACGCTAACGAGGTTATCGCTAATAGAGCTATAGAAATTTTAGGTGGAGAAAAAGGCGATTATAGTATAGTACATCCAAATGATCATGTGAACATGGGACAGTCTACTAATGATGTTATTCCAACCAGCGGTAAAATAACATCAGCAAAACTTTTAAATCCTTTACTTGAAAAATTAGCACAATTGTATCAGATTTTGAAAAAGAAATCTGAAGAATTTGATTATGTTATAAAAATGGGCAGAACTCAAATGCAAGATGCTGTTCCAATCAGATTAGGACAGGAATTTAATGCTTATTCAATGGCTATTAAAAGAGATATAAATCGTATTAAAGCTACATCCGAAAATTTATTAAGTGTAAATATGGGGGGAACAGCTATAGGAACTGGAATTAATGCTGATGAGAGATATGTTAAAAATATTGCTCTTGAATTAAGAAAAGTTACTGGACTACCAATAACTCAAGCAGAAGATCTTATAGATGGAACTCAAAACTTAGATTGCTATGTGGAGGTTTCTTCTGCACTCAAAACTTGTGCTGTTAATTTATCAAAAATGGCAAATGATTTTAGATTACTATCTTCTGGTCCAAGATGTGGTTTTGGCGAAATTAATCTTCCAGCAAAACAAAATGGATCATCAATAATGCCTGGAAAGGTTAATCCTGTTATACCAGAAGTAGTTAGTCAAGTTGCCTTTAATGTTATAGGAAATGATGTAACAATAACTATGGCTGCTGAAGCAGGTCAGCTAGAATTAAATGCATTTGAACCAGTATTATTCTATAAATTATTCCAATCTATAGATACTATTAAAAATGGTGTTGATACTTTCATTAACAATTGTATTAAAGATATAACTGCTAACGATAAACGATGCAAAGAGTTAGTTTACAATAGTGTTGGAATAATTACTGCTATCTGTCCACATGTTGGATATAAGAAAGCTGCCCAAATTGCTAAAAAAGCTATTAAAACAAATAGAGCAGTAACGGAAATTGCATTAGAAGAGGGAGTGTTAACTAAAGAAGAGATTGATACAATACTTGATGTATATAATATGACGGTTCCAGGAATATCAGGAGAAGAATTAATAAAAAATAAACTCTTAAAATTAGCTTAA
- a CDS encoding sigma-54-dependent Fis family transcriptional regulator has protein sequence MSLKDISTSVQEVAEAIAAVLHVDVTIVDKNLIRIAATGKYKNCIGKKIPKKCLFEFVLNEKKPKYSDKFYSNYICEKCSAKDTCTEFSTIGYPILKDNKVIGIIGINSFKKEQEKIIRENYDSLMIFLEKLSEVLLGNMIYSETINQLKIQTKETNQIIDGLSYGILCVDSKGMIKYINKKGKKIFGTIKENVINHSVKEFIPNVNLELTGVKYNAEKINANGKKIGLTIKNNPVIFQGKKVSSIIEINKTSDEVRDAYKLIEGEKIVKFEDIIGESKSIKDVKHISKNIAKSNSTIILRGESGTGKEIFARAIHYESDRYNAPFIAINCASIPDNLLESELFGYEGGAFSGARREGQMGKFELANGGTLFLDEIGDMPLHLQPKILRALQEQRFRRIGGKKEINVNVRIIAATNRNLEDMVNNGEFREDLYYRLNVIPIFLPNLKERGQDVLLLSEYLLRKFCNILEKENKRFSNELKDIFIKYNWPGNIRELENVIEYLVNITEEKIITPQNLPVTMQQKLYGDKVQSKLSLKSRIEKYEANILMDMINIYGNDAKGKNKIVEELGIELSTLYRKLKKYKL, from the coding sequence ATGTCTTTAAAGGATATAAGTACATCTGTACAAGAAGTAGCAGAGGCTATAGCAGCAGTATTACATGTAGATGTTACTATTGTTGACAAAAATTTAATTAGAATAGCTGCTACTGGTAAATATAAAAATTGCATAGGTAAAAAGATACCTAAAAAATGTTTATTTGAATTTGTACTAAATGAAAAGAAACCTAAATATTCAGATAAATTTTATTCTAATTATATTTGCGAAAAGTGTTCTGCAAAAGATACCTGTACAGAGTTTTCAACTATAGGATATCCAATATTGAAAGATAATAAAGTAATAGGAATTATAGGAATAAACTCCTTTAAAAAAGAACAGGAGAAGATAATTAGAGAAAATTATGATTCTTTAATGATTTTCCTTGAAAAACTTAGTGAGGTTTTACTTGGAAATATGATTTATAGTGAAACTATAAATCAACTTAAAATCCAAACAAAAGAAACTAATCAAATAATAGATGGTTTAAGTTATGGAATTTTATGTGTTGATAGTAAAGGAATGATAAAATATATAAATAAAAAGGGTAAAAAAATTTTCGGTACTATTAAAGAAAATGTGATTAATCATTCGGTAAAAGAATTTATACCTAATGTGAATTTAGAATTAACTGGAGTTAAATATAATGCTGAGAAAATTAATGCAAATGGCAAAAAAATTGGATTAACAATTAAGAACAATCCTGTTATTTTTCAAGGGAAAAAAGTTAGTAGTATAATTGAGATTAATAAGACTAGTGATGAAGTCCGTGATGCATATAAGCTTATAGAAGGAGAAAAAATAGTAAAATTTGAAGATATAATAGGGGAAAGTAAAAGTATAAAGGATGTAAAACACATTTCAAAAAATATAGCTAAAAGTAATTCTACTATTATTTTAAGGGGAGAAAGTGGAACAGGAAAAGAAATTTTTGCAAGAGCAATACATTATGAAAGTGATAGATATAATGCGCCGTTTATTGCAATAAATTGTGCATCAATTCCAGATAATCTTCTTGAAAGTGAATTATTTGGTTATGAGGGCGGGGCGTTTTCTGGTGCTCGACGAGAAGGACAGATGGGAAAATTTGAACTAGCAAATGGTGGCACTTTATTTTTAGATGAAATTGGAGATATGCCACTTCACCTTCAGCCTAAAATTTTGAGAGCTCTTCAGGAACAGAGATTTAGAAGAATTGGTGGAAAAAAGGAAATCAATGTAAATGTTAGAATTATAGCTGCAACTAATAGAAATCTCGAAGATATGGTTAATAATGGAGAGTTTAGAGAAGATTTATATTATAGATTGAATGTAATCCCTATTTTTTTACCAAACCTAAAAGAAAGAGGACAAGATGTTCTTTTATTAAGTGAATATTTACTTAGAAAATTTTGCAATATACTTGAAAAAGAAAATAAGAGATTTTCTAATGAGCTTAAGGATATATTTATTAAATATAATTGGCCAGGAAATATAAGGGAACTTGAAAATGTTATAGAATACTTGGTTAATATAACAGAAGAAAAAATAATAACACCACAAAACTTGCCTGTTACAATGCAGCAAAAGCTTTATGGAGATAAAGTACAAAGTAAATTAAGTCTTAAAAGCAGAATAGAAAAATACGAAGCAAATATATTAATGGATATGATTAATATATATGGAAATGATGCTAAAGGTAAGAATAAGATAGTAGAAGAATTAGGAATAGAACTTTCTACTTTATATAGAAAACTAAAAAAATATAAATTATAA
- a CDS encoding dicarboxylate/amino acid:cation symporter — protein MKKKNDMGLITKMIIGIVIGILLGLNVSEKPIMVILTIKDILGSIIFFTVPLVIFGFITPAITSLKNNASKMLGAMMGMSYLSAVGAATMSAIAGYIIIPHLNIASEAAKLQKLPKVIFKLDIAPIMPVMTALVLAIFTGIAVIWTKAEIIDKILSEIQDIVLAIVTRIVVPILPVFIAATFSELAYTGSLTKQLPVFLKVIVIVLIGHFIWLTILYSLAGAISKKNPLEVAKHYLPAYLTAVGTMSSAAALPVALKCAHKSKVLVPEVVDFAIPLGATTHLCGSVLTEMFFCMTISKILYGSVPSPGTVALFIVLFGIFAVGAPGVPGGTVMASLAIVTAVLGFDPSGVGLLIAIFALQDSFGTACNITGDAALALMLRGIFYDKDGNPKSNKNKVEQATV, from the coding sequence ATGAAAAAGAAAAATGATATGGGATTAATTACTAAAATGATTATTGGTATAGTTATTGGTATATTATTAGGACTTAATGTGAGTGAAAAACCTATTATGGTTATATTAACTATTAAGGATATATTAGGTTCTATAATTTTCTTTACAGTTCCATTAGTTATATTTGGATTCATAACTCCTGCAATAACAAGTCTTAAAAATAATGCAAGCAAGATGCTAGGTGCTATGATGGGCATGAGTTATTTATCAGCAGTTGGTGCGGCAACTATGTCAGCTATTGCTGGATACATAATAATACCTCATCTTAATATTGCTAGTGAAGCAGCTAAGCTTCAAAAGTTACCGAAAGTTATATTTAAATTAGACATTGCTCCAATTATGCCTGTTATGACTGCATTGGTTTTAGCTATATTTACAGGAATAGCAGTAATATGGACAAAAGCAGAAATAATAGATAAAATTTTGAGCGAAATACAAGATATAGTACTTGCTATAGTTACTAGAATAGTAGTTCCTATTTTACCTGTTTTTATAGCAGCTACATTCAGTGAATTAGCTTATACTGGAAGTTTAACAAAGCAATTACCTGTATTCTTAAAAGTTATAGTTATAGTACTTATAGGACATTTTATATGGCTTACAATATTGTATTCACTTGCAGGAGCAATTTCAAAGAAAAATCCTTTAGAAGTAGCAAAACACTATTTACCAGCATATTTGACAGCAGTTGGAACAATGTCAAGTGCAGCAGCATTACCTGTTGCATTAAAATGTGCTCATAAATCTAAAGTTCTAGTACCAGAAGTAGTTGATTTTGCAATTCCACTTGGAGCTACCACTCATCTTTGTGGATCTGTTTTAACAGAAATGTTTTTCTGTATGACGATATCGAAAATTCTTTATGGTTCGGTGCCTTCACCAGGTACAGTTGCATTATTTATAGTTTTATTTGGTATATTCGCAGTAGGTGCACCAGGAGTTCCAGGAGGTACTGTTATGGCATCATTAGCAATTGTTACTGCTGTTCTTGGATTTGATCCATCAGGTGTAGGATTATTAATTGCAATATTTGCACTTCAAGATAGTTTTGGAACAGCATGTAATATTACTGGAGATGCAGCTTTAGCCTTAATGCTTAGAGGAATATTCTATGATAAAGATGGAAATCCTAAATCAAATAAAAATAAAGTTGAACAAGCTACCGTTTAA
- a CDS encoding serine dehydratase subunit alpha family protein: protein MKNKNWEKYIKLINKEVIPAIGCTEPIAVAYAAAKARKILNKKPEIIDVFVSGNMLKNGMGVGVPGTGMVGLDIAAATGALGGTADAVLEVLKSITEKDVIEGKRMMKEGRVNVKVKGDVADLYIEVICRSGNDNARVIIEDTHINIVLVELNNKVLFKKDSNENKDSVKEVVSEENDDDVYLSVDSVYDFAVNAPLEDIKFIREKDKLNEEISKEGLSNDYGLKVGRTIEKYINKGLLADDIIISAIKRTSGGADARMAGCMMSVMSNSGSGNQGITASMPVIAVGEKLGASEEKITRALALSNLMAIHIHNYLSRLAALCGVVVAGTAASCGITYLLDGDVDAVKRAINNMLGNITGLVCDGAKTSCALKVSTAVNAAVISAMLAIENIGISEKEGIIDKNVENTIRNVGNIGSYGMKQTDKMMLDIMVAKQKGEQNIEETA, encoded by the coding sequence ATGAAAAATAAAAATTGGGAAAAATATATTAAATTAATAAACAAGGAAGTAATACCTGCGATAGGATGTACAGAACCTATTGCTGTTGCTTATGCTGCAGCTAAGGCAAGAAAAATATTGAATAAAAAACCAGAAATAATAGATGTTTTTGTAAGTGGTAATATGCTAAAAAATGGAATGGGAGTAGGAGTACCTGGAACAGGAATGGTTGGATTAGATATTGCAGCGGCAACTGGAGCATTAGGTGGTACTGCTGATGCTGTATTAGAAGTTTTAAAAAGTATAACTGAAAAAGATGTTATTGAAGGTAAAAGAATGATGAAAGAAGGTAGAGTAAATGTTAAAGTTAAAGGAGATGTTGCTGACCTTTATATAGAAGTTATTTGTAGAAGTGGTAACGATAATGCTAGAGTAATTATTGAAGATACTCATATAAATATTGTTTTAGTGGAATTAAACAATAAAGTTTTATTTAAAAAAGATAGTAATGAAAATAAAGATAGTGTAAAAGAAGTTGTTTCAGAAGAAAATGATGATGATGTATATTTATCAGTTGATAGCGTTTATGATTTTGCTGTAAATGCACCTTTAGAAGATATAAAATTTATACGTGAAAAAGATAAATTAAATGAAGAAATATCTAAAGAAGGATTAAGTAATGATTACGGTCTTAAAGTTGGAAGAACTATTGAAAAATATATAAATAAAGGATTATTAGCAGACGATATCATAATTTCAGCGATAAAAAGAACAAGTGGTGGTGCTGATGCAAGAATGGCAGGATGTATGATGTCTGTTATGAGTAATTCAGGAAGTGGAAACCAAGGTATAACAGCATCTATGCCTGTAATAGCAGTTGGAGAAAAATTAGGTGCTAGTGAAGAAAAAATCACAAGAGCTTTAGCATTAAGTAATTTAATGGCAATTCATATTCACAATTATTTAAGTAGATTAGCAGCATTGTGTGGAGTTGTTGTAGCAGGTACAGCAGCTTCATGTGGAATAACATATCTTTTAGATGGAGATGTTGATGCTGTAAAAAGAGCTATAAATAATATGTTAGGAAATATTACTGGGCTTGTATGTGATGGAGCAAAGACTAGCTGTGCATTAAAAGTTTCAACAGCTGTAAATGCAGCAGTTATTTCTGCTATGTTAGCTATTGAAAATATTGGTATATCAGAAAAAGAAGGTATAATTGATAAAAATGTAGAAAATACAATCAGAAATGTAGGAAATATAGGTTCTTATGGAATGAAACAAACAGATAAAATGATGTTAGATATAATGGTTGCTAAACAAAAGGGAGAACAAAACATTGAGGAAACTGCATAA
- a CDS encoding SGNH/GDSL hydrolase family protein, with translation MRSLLLIGDSISLGYTPYLKKELEPKYNLCRVGDVAKSLLNLEAAEYSNCGDSVKVINILKNEIDNGNYYDALLINCGLHDIRRTRETYLIQVSIDSYKENLIEILKLSKMISNKVIWITTTPVIDSIHNNREVGYLRYNSDVIQYNEVAKAIFKKESLIDLYDYIDKCNLYKYCDHVHFIDEVYRLQAKFISEFLLL, from the coding sequence ATGAGAAGTCTTTTATTAATTGGTGACAGCATTTCTTTAGGATATACTCCTTATCTAAAAAAAGAGCTTGAACCAAAATATAATTTGTGTAGGGTTGGGGATGTAGCAAAATCTCTTTTAAACCTAGAAGCTGCTGAATATTCAAATTGTGGAGATAGTGTCAAAGTTATTAATATCTTAAAAAATGAAATTGATAATGGTAATTATTATGATGCTTTACTTATTAATTGTGGTTTGCATGATATAAGAAGAACTCGTGAAACGTATCTAATACAAGTTTCAATAGACTCTTACAAAGAAAATCTAATTGAGATATTAAAATTATCAAAAATGATTTCAAACAAAGTAATATGGATAACAACAACTCCAGTAATAGATTCTATACATAATAATAGAGAGGTTGGATATTTAAGATATAATTCTGATGTAATTCAATACAATGAAGTAGCTAAAGCTATATTTAAAAAAGAAAGTTTAATAGATTTATATGACTATATTGATAAATGCAATTTATATAAATACTGCGATCATGTTCATTTTATTGATGAAGTTTATAGGCTGCAAGCTAAATTTATCTCTGAATTTTTACTTTTATAA